DNA sequence from the Huiozyma naganishii CBS 8797 chromosome 10, complete genome genome:
GAGCATTCAGAAAATCAGATCTGGTCACTTTCAATTTTGCGATATCCTTCGGGTTCAACTTGGTGGCACCTTTACCGATATTAACCGTTTTGTTAATGGCAAAGGAACTAGCACTTTTCACTAAACCTTCGATTTCAGCAccagaaaagtttttcGTCAGGGCAGCTAATTCAGCGAGATTGACATCACCGTCCATCATGTTGTTCTCTCTCATCTTTTTCGTttgaatttcaaaaatttgcaACCTACCTGCTTCATCTGGTAGGTGGATTTCCACTTGAACTTCAAATCTACCTGGACGTAGTAAGGCGTTATCAATTAGATCCTTACGGTTAGTCATACCAATTACCAGAATGTTATTCAGTTGATCAACACCATCCATTTTGGCAAGCAGTTGGTTGACAACGTTGTCTCCAACCCCGGTACCGTCACCTCTGGAACCTCTTTGTTTGAAGACGGAATCcaattcatcaaaaatgaTGATATGGAGAGAGGAATCGTCGCCTTTTGCTTTATACTCTGCTTCAGCATCTTTGAATAGGTTACGAATATTCTCTTCCGAGGAACCAACGTACTTACTCAAGATTTCTGGACCGTTCACGATTTTGGGTTCCTTCGCATTCAGCATCTTACCAATTTTTCTCGCAATCAACGTCTTACCCGTACCTGGTGGCCCAAATAATAGCAGACCTTTAACATGAGTAATACCTAGCTTTTCAATAACTGCCGGTGGAAAAATTCTACTGGCAAACGCTCTCCTAAAGATCTTGGTAAACTCCTTGTCCAACCCACCAACACccaaatcttcaaatttaAAATCTGATCTAATCACTGCGTCTGATCTAGGTCTCAACGAGTTACTCGACTTCAAATTCACAAGCCCATCCCtacctttgaagaaattgatttGCGTTTGTTTGGTTAATATACCTTTAGCTTCGATACCCGTAGAAACTTTTCCGCTGACTTCTACATCACCCAAATCTATAGCTTGGATACTCCTGACTTTCAAGTCAAAATACATCCCCTTAAAGTCCATGATTAGGTACTGCGTGGCAGAGAAAATCTGCGATTCGAAGTTCTTGACAAACACGTTGGCCAGCTCATCCTGGTCGAATGGCGTATTGACCGCTTTGCCTCTGGACCTGAAGGAAATCTCTAAATCGAGAGTACCCAAATACGACTGCTTGCCCGAGTATCTAAATAGATCAAAAGCCCTGCATTGAACTTCCTGGTTCAAAGACCATCCCCCCCAAGAACGTTGATTACCGTTGAATCCAATGGTACCGGGAGCAACTTCACTAGAATGCCTGGTCGTGAAGACAAATAAGTTATCCACAACAAGATATATATTGTCGGGAAAATCACTTGGTGACACAGCTGCCACATTAGCCAGTGCATAGGAATTGTTAGGGCAATTAACGACAGCTAAATTACGTGGCCTCTGGTCAACATTCGACATGTCTGGAGGAGTAGGATGGGAACCCATCACCTTACCAAAAGTTGGTAGCTTAAACATATCCATATGCCCTATTGGTGTGAGATGTACTGTTCCTGCCAATTGACACTGCACTAGTCTTCCCAGTGCCACTTAAAACATCAAATATTCGGCTTCCTGTTTTATagttcttctttttttaattttgaGAGTGCAGTGCAATCACCCGGAAAGGACAAATTCAGTATCTACGAAGGTGGGAGTATGATAGTGCTATGGTCGTTTTGGTCTAGGCTACCGGTAGCCTTTTGAAAATAGTAATTCAAGCTGTGAGTGTGAGAAAATCACAATTCCAGTTATGAAAATagatttatatatatatattaaaCATTCTAAGTTGGACTGAGAATAGTGGTTGGTGTTCCTAAGAGTAACGAGTTTTCGGAAACTTGACTGGGTTCGTCCAGCTTCACTTCCACTGGTGTAGGACCATCCTCCGGCTCAGATTTTTTAGGAGTATCAGGAATAAAGAAGGCATCGTTGATCGGTCTCTTCTTGTACGCCGTGCTAATTTTTCCGGTTGGTGGTAATCTCAACCTCGAACCCTTTGTTTTGGAAATCATTTCATCGTCTTCCAAAAGCATATACGATTCCAAGTCAGGGTTCTCAATGTGAGTGCTCGTTTCTTGGGTAGATCCTTTGGGTGGTTTTAGTGTATAGTTCTTGGACCGTTCATACATTTGTCTTAAGAACGGCAGTAGAGCAGCACAGAAATTCCCTGACTCCAGCGAGCCTTTCGATATCTTTGAATATGCAACAGAGTCTACTTCTTCCGtctgtattttcttcaccTGCTCAGCCTTTTCACCATCAGCAGCTTGAAAGTGAGAAGTTAACAGTTGTAGTGGCACAGAAGAACTTAAAACCCCAAATTCCTTTTCAAGGCCCAGCTCTTTAAATCCAAAAAAATCTTCCCCTGTTAGTTCGTTTGCAAAGTTACCAGTCACGAAATTTTCACTctcatcttcaaagtttctcTCAGATAGTTCTTGCAAAGTGGGGCGAAGTAGGGCCTTCAGGaaattttcaagttttgTCTTAACGtcgttcaacttcttgctctttttcACAAATTCGGCCTCCATATACGAATACAATGAGTCTGGACGCGCGATTCCGTTTTCTAGAAGTGTCAGATTCAATATTTCTGGCATCTCCAGTTTGTTCAGCGTTGTTGACTCTTGGTGAACTTTAATAGTCCTGAGTAAATTAGACAGATAATCGCCCGCGATTTCAGTTAGCATGTTTATAGCAGACGGCTGGGTTGTTTCAAACCCGTTGGTCatggatattttggaaacattCTTATGCATGATCCTCCAGATCAACTCCCTGTTGTTCTTATTGTCGCGTGAATTGAGTTGAGAGACCGGATCTAAGTCCAACGAATCATTAATATCTTGATAGGCAAACCTGTGGTTTATGATTGCTGTAGAATTAGCAGAACTTTTACTGTTGTTCAGGTATTGAGGGTTTTGTAGCATTCTTATCAGGGATATTTTATGACATATGTGTCTTATTTGTTGAATCAGTTGGATATTGGCATTTATTTTCGGATTCATGCCTCGGTTTTTGTTCCTTAAAAATGGACTCTGGTGTGTTTCCCCGGTTTCCAGTAAATGATCCACATAatcgttttcttccttttccaCCGTTTCCGGATTTATACCATGATAGGCTATTTCAGGAAGGCCATTCACACTATCATATTCCTGTAGAAACATGGAGTTCTCGGCCTCAATATCATTGAATATCTTTTCCATAAACGGGGTATCGTCAGAACGTGGTACAAtttgctcttcttcctcatttttCAGTACAGTGCCAAAACCGTTTTTCATAACAGATTCTTGCTCTATTTTCTGTCTATAGGACTCAGCAGCTTTCTGTTCTTTGTATTCCTGAAAAAGTTGTTCAAAGGGCTTCATCATCTGAGGGTTCTTTAGTAACGCTGTGGATAGCTTATTtatttttccttctttaaAAAACCCgcttcttctcaaacaTATCTCTGCCCTCACTTTCGCAGTTGCAGACTTCCATAGTAATAGCTCAATGTCATCCCTTGTATCGTCTTTTTCTATAAAATAGGATTGAGAATCTGCCATatcatcctcctcttcctcttctccctcatcatcatcatcatcatcatcatcttcgtcttcgtcctttccgatttcttctttttctgtctCGCCTTCTCGTTTGCTCTCCACTTCTGTGTTCATGTCCACATCCTTGTCCATCTGTTCTTTCGTTTGAATATCTGCAACATTATCACCTGAATGTTCTGCCGCGGCAGTTTCGAGAGTTTCAGGTTTTCCGTTTGTCATATTATCAGTATTCAAAGGTTCTTTTCCAGAGTGCACATTCGACTTTTCTTGTAAATGTTCTGTTTGGCTGTCGTAGGCATCTGCATCTGCATCTGAATCTTCATGCTCATGATTATCTTGTGGAAGAGCGGAATCGTCTTCTTTTGTAGAGTGGTTATCATCATTCATTGGAATATTTTCAACCTTCTCTTCTGCAGGCTTATGGGCGCCCATGTTCAACCCCTTTCTACCTGAGCCAGCTatttcttcatcttcagcGGCATCGTCTTCATAATCTTTGTCCTTATCCATATCTGCTATTTCCTTTTCGACATCGGCCCTACTTCTAATAGTAATATTGGGTATCATCGGTATTAACTGCAGTGACTTTTTCTGCATTGCAATTGCGTGTGCTCGCAAAAAATGTGATGGATCTGAGTTATAAGTTAAACAGTTTTTCCAGATCAACATAATATCATCAACAAACTCTTGTTTGGACTCATATTGGAAGGTCTTTAGCTTTTTGAGAACTGTGTTTAAGTCCATAGACTTTTTGATGATTTGATGGTAGTTTGGAGCTTCTCTCTTGCTAACTTTATTCAGAAAAGGGGTAGAGTGTTCGGTATAATTTCTCAACTCGAGAACAACCTTTTCGCAAGCTTCGTACAACTCTTCTTGACCGATACGATCATCGGAAGTCCATTTAGACCTATTCTTCCGCACATCAGTTATCAAATGCTTCAACTCATAGTCAGTGATATTTAGTTTTGACCGGTTTGCCTGGATTGATCCTAGCAGATGCTTCAGCGACAAATTGGCAATTCCTAAGTTCACCGATGGAGTCTGGTCATCCTGCTTGGGCCTCTTATTTCCTTGTTTGGAGGGTGAGCTGTTCTCACCGTCAATTTGGTCAGAATGCTTGTTCGGTATCTCCACAAATAGATGGTTCGGCGTGCTCTCTGTGTCGGTCAGCTCTTTGTGTGAACGCTTCTTTTGGGGCGGTTCTAAAAGCTCATCATTTTTCTCGAGCTTCAACCTTTTCAACATGGTCTCCCTGTCATTCTCAAAACTGTGGTATATTTTGGTCCAATTGTGCATAATCGCCTCAAAATTGTTGCATCGTAGTCTTTTTAAAGTGTTTTTAGATattttcatcttcaaaaccAGTTTATTAGATTCACCCACTTCGACCTCTACATCGTCGTCGAGCTCGATGTTTCCCAATTGATCGCTTTCAGAACCTTCAATCCGCGGCTTTTCTTCAGTGTCGTagtcatcatcgtcatcataGTTATCGTCCTCGCTCTCATTAACAGTTTTGGTCAATGTTGAGTCTATTTTCCCTTCTTCTACCTTGTCATTGGTAAATAAATCGTCACTATCATCATTTGGAAGAATATACTCCAGTTCACCTCTTTCCCCCTCTCCAAGGTCATCAATATCTGCAATGTCCTTTCCAAAGACATCAACTGCACATTGCCATAGAACATAACGAATTTTTAACGACAAGTTGCCGATGAAGTCAGACCCAGATATGTGTTGGTTTAAGTCATCTAAATCAAGCTGTGACATATCCTCTTCAGCTTCGATACTGTCGGGATCCAGTGTCGCCTCTTGTTTTGCATCTTCCAAATTTCTGTTAGCAGTGTCAGGCAAGTTCAAACCTTGCAAACTGTTCCTCTCCGATACAATACCACCATCTACGGTGgtttcttgatcaatgCTTAGTGCTGTTTGAGAAGGTACATTGACGACACTTAACTCTACGTTCCCATTCATCAATTCTATCCATATttgaaacttcttttcttggagtTTGATGGAGAGTATATACTCTAACACGATCAATTGTTGAGGGGTTAGATATGCCTCGAATGCATGGTCGttgaataatttttcagtgaGCGTCAAAAGTCTTCGTGGATCAGTCTGTTGATAGTTGATCAACGAGAATTTTGACACCATCGCTCAACAATCTGTTTGGGACGTTGAGTATCGACTATTCAGGTTTGAAGGCGGTTAATTTCAGTTCGTAATGTCCGTTGCTGTTAACGGTAATTACCATCGCCGGTTGATGGCATTCTTAgtttacattttttttccaaaatttcaCCATACAAAGCACTACCTTCAAATGCCTTTTCGGCCATAAAAGATCATTCTGGAGCCCTCAATTTTGCATTTCATTTTGATGCAAGCCATTACAGCTTCTACTACCCACATCCAAGATTCCATTTTCCCCGGGGGGTTCTATACTAAGAAAGttgtattttttgtaaTAAAGCACATGACTTTTTCTGctctttttattttttctatATTTTAATTCTTTTTAAGAAACTGAGCTCGCATGGCGTAATGGCAACGCGTCTGACTTCTAATCAGAAGATTCTGGGTTCGACCCCCAGTGTGAGTGCTctgtcttcttcctctttccGCGATAGTTTAATGGTTAGAATGGGCGCTTGTCGCGTGCCAGATCGGGGTTCAATTCCCCGTCGCGGAGTagtgttttttttgcagCCATGGAAATTCAAATGTAATCCTCACGTCAGATTTTAATATGTTATAGGATACATTAATAAGAGGtctttttgattttttgttcaaattaACACATGTTTCAGCAACTTGTACAGACGTGCAACACTTTTTTTTACCAGTTTTCTTCATAAGGTGGATTTTAACAGTGACCGGTCACCAGAAAAGAGTATATTCAGTGGAGTACAATTTTGGAAATGATATACTTATTAATACATTGCGTTCTCAATCAGTTCTCTAAACATATTTAAAATCGAGTTATAAtcattgaagaaaattgcAGTCAAGAAAAAAGATATCTTTCGATACTATGATTAGGCCAGTTCTTTCAGAGAAATCTTGTAATATTGGGACGGTTCATAAAACGTTTGTTTGTTATCTCGATAACGTAGTATACGGTCTTGTCGAGAATATGAGCCTTTAAATTATGAAGTTTTTTATACTTTTTATTTACAGCAGATTTTTAAATAGTTTAGTTTGCTCCAAGAGGAGAACTGATGACAAAAGCATTAAACTGAAAAGTCTAGATGATAGAAAATAACATTAATACGATTTCAAGATATGCTTAAACAGTACGACAAGGATGATACGACACCATTATCGACGGACACATTGTGCGATCGTGAAATTCCTCTCATTCATAAAATCTAGCTCTCACAAATGAACTGACCTCTCTGATACAAGACAGGAGAGACCATCGAACTATTCACTTATATACTAGTATGTCTAAGAAGTCATACATGAAAACATCATATCTACTCTACTAAAATAATTAGCCAGGGTGAAAAAGACCCTATTCACAAAGTACGACAGAACTTTCCATCTGCAGAGCAGAAGTAGGTTGTGATCACATATTGTGTATAGGGACAGTCTGATGTTCTTGTTTACGCCGCATACAAATTATATTATCTTGTCAAGTATTTGTACGTTTACTTAtgtttccagtttcaaacttttaTCATTAGCTCGTTGGTTTGACTGTCCGGAGTTTTTTCCCTTCCCCGCTAAGAGATGCGGAATGCAATACGATTTCGCAAAatctattttatttttttgatatagATAACTGTTATATCATCTATCTATGTttttatatgtatatatgtataaCGAGATCTCTATACATGAATGACAAAATTATctgcaaaagaaaaaaaaaaggaagagagaACAGGGCGCTACGTTGAAGTCCTAAGATGAGAGTGGCTACTCATTAAACAGCGAATTTCTTTGTCCATTCTCTCGCTGTAGCTTCGTACTTGGATCTGTCCGTTTTGTAAATGTGTGCAATTTCTGGGACCAAAGGATCGTCAGGGTTAGCGTCCGTCAGTAGAGAGCAGATGGACAACAGGACCTTCGAGAGAGTCAACGCTGGAGACCACTGatccttcaagatatcTAGACAGATGTTACCGTTGGCGTTGATATTTGGGTGATATATCTTTGTGGTGAATGAGATCTTAGGAGGTTTGAATGGGTAGTCGGTTGGGAAGTGGATGGATAGAAAGAACACACCGCCTGCGTATGGGGAGTCTGGTGGGCCCATGATGGACGCCTGCCAGTGGTATAGATCGTCCCCTACAGGGCCTGCCGAAAACGACGAGATAGGATCTCTttgggaagaaaaaaggtTAAAAGGAGACATACCGGAAGAGCAACTTTCATTGCATTGCTCTTTCGAGAGTTTTAGTTTTAACATTCACGTTAGTATACATTGTTAAGATCACACTTCTAGAGGGGATGGGGGCGGGATctcaaaaacaaacaagagaagaaacatACTTTGCTAGATCGTTCAGTTCTTTAGAGATACGTTTGCTGGACATGGATAAAACTTTGAAATGCGATACCTGGACTTTTCAACACACGCAATGGGAGGGTCTCAGAACTTCCAAGAACTAGTGCTCAACGTCGGTGGCGGGTTGGCCAGAGGGACAGGAAACAGAAACgagaaatttgaaaaaacGAGAGGTTCCCACTCTCTCTTTGTCCTTTATAAACAAACGGCCCGGAAAAAGCCGTTTTCTCGCGCGGACACACCTTTGCGCCCCACTGTTTCGGGGTCACGTGCAGGACGTGAAACCGCTTGGCCCGAGCGTTGGGCGGAGAGATGTGGGGGTACGGTGCTACACACAGCACAACTTGCTGCGGTGGTGCTACACAGGGCTACAAGGCGAACGCTGCGGTTGAGTGCGCCATCTTCACACATCTATTAGTAACTCTCTTAGTCATCGTGGCAGCTGAACGCAAAAACGCTCActatcaaaaaaagagagagagaaaaagagaacaTACACAATTAGCTCTATAGAGTGCGCTGGTGCTGCGGCAACGGCGGTGGCTGCTGTGTGACAATCCGGTGATCGCTGCGTGTGCGATGCCCCCGTAGAGTGTTCGATACACAGCAGAGGATGGCACCGAAGACGATACTCTTGACTGCTTGAGGTAACCCGTCTCGTTCGTCTTGTGTTTACCCGGCTCTgaaattctttcttttcttttcttttctttttttttcgtttctgaaaaaaaattttctgcTTTCGAAGATTtgtgaaaaat
Encoded proteins:
- the SEC18 gene encoding AAA family ATPase SEC18 (similar to Saccharomyces cerevisiae SEC18 (YBR080C); ancestral locus Anc_3.304), which encodes MDMFKLPTFGKVMGSHPTPPDMSNVDQRPRNLAVVNCPNNSYALANVAAVSPSDFPDNIYLVVDNLFVFTTRHSSEVAPGTIGFNGNQRSWGGWSLNQEVQCRAFDLFRYSGKQSYLGTLDLEISFRSRGKAVNTPFDQDELANVFVKNFESQIFSATQYLIMDFKGMYFDLKVRSIQAIDLGDVEVSGKVSTGIEAKGILTKQTQINFFKGRDGLVNLKSSNSLRPRSDAVIRSDFKFEDLGVGGLDKEFTKIFRRAFASRIFPPAVIEKLGITHVKGLLLFGPPGTGKTLIARKIGKMLNAKEPKIVNGPEILSKYVGSSEENIRNLFKDAEAEYKAKGDDSSLHIIIFDELDSVFKQRGSRGDGTGVGDNVVNQLLAKMDGVDQLNNILVIGMTNRKDLIDNALLRPGRFEVQVEIHLPDEAGRLQIFEIQTKKMRENNMMDGDVNLAELAALTKNFSGAEIEGLVKSASSFAINKTVNIGKGATKLNPKDIAKLKVTRSDFLNALKEVTPAFGISEEDLKTCVEGGMIAFSERVNGILKNGGRYVRQVRQSEKSRLVSLLIHGPPGSGKTALAAAIALKSEFPFIRLISPTEISGMSESAKIAYIDNTFRDAYKSPLNILVIDSIETLVDWVPIGLRFSNNILQVLKVALGHKPPEGRRLLIMTTTSKYSVLQQMDILSCFDNEIAVPNITTLDEFNNIMIESEFLDDAGRVTVINSLAQLGGKLNIGIKKVLTNIETARHDDDPVNEIIELMT
- the SPT7 gene encoding SAGA histone acetyltransferase complex subunit SPT7 (similar to Saccharomyces cerevisiae SPT7 (YBR081C); ancestral locus Anc_3.307), whose protein sequence is MVSKFSLINYQQTDPRRLLTLTEKLFNDHAFEAYLTPQQLIVLEYILSIKLQEKKFQIWIELMNGNVELSVVNVPSQTALSIDQETTVDGGIVSERNSLQGLNLPDTANRNLEDAKQEATLDPDSIEAEEDMSQLDLDDLNQHISGSDFIGNLSLKIRYVLWQCAVDVFGKDIADIDDLGEGERGELEYILPNDDSDDLFTNDKVEEGKIDSTLTKTVNESEDDNYDDDDDYDTEEKPRIEGSESDQLGNIELDDDVEVEVGESNKLVLKMKISKNTLKRLRCNNFEAIMHNWTKIYHSFENDRETMLKRLKLEKNDELLEPPQKKRSHKELTDTESTPNHLFVEIPNKHSDQIDGENSSPSKQGNKRPKQDDQTPSVNLGIANLSLKHLLGSIQANRSKLNITDYELKHLITDVRKNRSKWTSDDRIGQEELYEACEKVVLELRNYTEHSTPFLNKVSKREAPNYHQIIKKSMDLNTVLKKLKTFQYESKQEFVDDIMLIWKNCLTYNSDPSHFLRAHAIAMQKKSLQLIPMIPNITIRSRADVEKEIADMDKDKDYEDDAAEDEEIAGSGRKGLNMGAHKPAEEKVENIPMNDDNHSTKEDDSALPQDNHEHEDSDADADAYDSQTEHLQEKSNVHSGKEPLNTDNMTNGKPETLETAAAEHSGDNVADIQTKEQMDKDVDMNTEVESKREGETEKEEIGKDEDEDDDDDDDDEGEEEEEDDMADSQSYFIEKDDTRDDIELLLWKSATAKVRAEICLRRSGFFKEGKINKLSTALLKNPQMMKPFEQLFQEYKEQKAAESYRQKIEQESVMKNGFGTVLKNEEEEQIVPRSDDTPFMEKIFNDIEAENSMFLQEYDSVNGLPEIAYHGINPETVEKEENDYVDHLLETGETHQSPFLRNKNRGMNPKINANIQLIQQIRHICHKISLIRMLQNPQYLNNSKSSANSTAIINHRFAYQDINDSLDLDPVSQLNSRDNKNNRELIWRIMHKNVSKISMTNGFETTQPSAINMLTEIAGDYLSNLLRTIKVHQESTTLNKLEMPEILNLTLLENGIARPDSLYSYMEAEFVKKSKKLNDVKTKLENFLKALLRPTLQELSERNFEDESENFVTGNFANELTGEDFFGFKELGLEKEFGVLSSSVPLQLLTSHFQAADGEKAEQVKKIQTEEVDSVAYSKISKGSLESGNFCAALLPFLRQMYERSKNYTLKPPKGSTQETSTHIENPDLESYMLLEDDEMISKTKGSRLRLPPTGKISTAYKKRPINDAFFIPDTPKKSEPEDGPTPVEVKLDEPSQVSENSLLLGTPTTILSPT
- the UBC4 gene encoding E2 ubiquitin-conjugating protein UBC4 (similar to Saccharomyces cerevisiae UBC4 (YBR082C) and UBC5 (YDR059C); ancestral locus Anc_3.308), which translates into the protein MLKLKLSKEQCNESCSSGMSPFNLFSSQRDPISSFSAGPVGDDLYHWQASIMGPPDSPYAGGVFFLSIHFPTDYPFKPPKISFTTKIYHPNINANGNICLDILKDQWSPALTLSKVLLSICSLLTDANPDDPLVPEIAHIYKTDRSKYEATAREWTKKFAV